A single region of the Brachypodium distachyon strain Bd21 chromosome 3, Brachypodium_distachyon_v3.0, whole genome shotgun sequence genome encodes:
- the LOC100824719 gene encoding uncharacterized protein LOC100824719 isoform X2 produces the protein MANRFHGNSYDDNDVDFLDVPASKDVSTASIARKNSKDFTWLGPAWHCQKRWKHYRSFCRRGITISVHSFVYIMSEEKKRLIAYVEDLYEDSNALNMVMVRWFDKVDEVGVELPPNVGDREIFFSHGLQDLNVECIDGLAAVLSAQHLEKFQSGTKHSCWYPYLCRSQIDNYELKPFDISQLQGYWSQELVRTMFNAASSLKVRFKVTKSGPGSNGVQKRKCLPSGQSCPGSVDLEHSLQKQLYPGCHAEILSQDSGIRGCWFRCLILKRHKDKIKVQYQDLQNAEETGNLEEWVCLTRIAKPDQLGIRISERPMVRPHHVQNSKGACSLDTGAIVDAWWNGGWWEGIVLHRGNDGRVQVYFPGEQRVADFDKDDLRPSLEWVGDRWNPLKERKDLTSQLRSSECEHRGLSKLICLQDNPSPKPESDERSDGKSLGNKISRGQKRVLADLTNDLKFDNLKWMARKRRRSSPRRQSDTGSGSSSQGDMDESSPCGINSVPDQEFCKSTGQPIFIGLPVPVSSLVMSR, from the exons ATGGCTAATAGGTTTCATGGAAATTCATATGATGACAATGATGTTGACTTTCTTGATGTTCCTGCCTCAAAG GATGTCTCTACTGCATCAATAGCCAGGAAAAATTCAAAAGATTTCACATGGTTAGGTCCTGCATGGCACTGCCAAAAACGATGGAAGCACTACAGATCTTTCTGCCGTAGGGGAATTACTATCTCG GTGCATAGTTTTGTCTACATCATGAgcgaagaaaagaagaggctCATTGCCTATGTGGAGGATCTGTATGAGGACTCAAACGCACTCAACATGGTCATGGTACGATGGTTTGACAAAGTTGATGAGGTTGGTGTCGAATTGCCCCCAAATGTTGGTGACAGagagattttcttttcccatGGTCTTCAAGATCTCAATGTTGAATGCATTGATGGATTGGCTGCAGTCCTGAGTGCTCAACACTTGGAGAAGTTTCAGAGTGGCACCAAACACAGCTGTTGGTATCCTTATCTTTGCCGCAGCCAGATCGATAATTATGAACTCAAGCCTTTTGACATCTCCCAGTTGCAAGGGTATTGGAGCCAGGAATTGGTCAGGACCATGTTTAATGCAGCTTCTTCTCTAAAGGTACGTTTTAAGGTAACCAAAAGTGGGCCTGGTTCAAATGGAGTGCAGAAGAGGAAGTGCCTTCCTTCTGGACAGTCCTGTCCGGGTTCTGTTGATCTGGAGCATAGCCTTCAAAAACAGTTATACCCTGGTTGCCATGCTGAAATCCTGTCTCAGGATAGTGGTATAAGGGGCTGTTGGTTTAGATGCTTAATCTTAAAGAGGCATAAAGATAAAATCAAGGTGCAATACCAAGATCTTCAGAATGCGGAGGAGACAGGAAATTTGGAG GAGTGGGTTTGTCTAACAAGAATAGCTAAACCTGATCAGTTGGGCATACGCATCTCTGAAAGACCAATGGTTCGGCCACACCATGTGCAGAATAGCAAGGGTGCATGCTCCCTTGATACCGGGGCTATTGTTGACGCATGGTGGAATGGTGGCTGGTGGGAGGGTATTGTTTTGCATCGTGGAAATGATGGACGCGTTCAAGTTTATTTTCCTG GAGAACAGCGGGTAGCTGATTTTGACAAAGATGATTTGAGGCCGTCACTTGAGTGGGTTGGTGACAGATGGAATCCCttgaaggaaagaaaagatcTCACAAGCCAGTTGCGTTCTTCGGAGTGTGAACATAGAGGCTTGAGCAAACTCATCTGCCTACAGGATAATCCATCTCCGAAACCAGAATCTGATGAAAGAAGTGATGGCAAATCTTTGGGCAACAAGATTTCACGGGGTCAGAAACGTGTTCTGGCTGATCTCACAAATGATCTCAAGTTTGACAATCTGAAATGGATGGCAAGAAAGCGTAGAAGATCTAGTCCAAGAAGGCAGTCAGACACTGGCAGCGGTAGCAGCAGCCAGGGAGACATGGATGAGTCCAGCCCGTGTGGAATTAATTCAGTGCCTGATCAAGAATTTTGCAAGAGCACCGGTCAGCCAATTTTCATTGGTTTGCCTGTGCCAGTTTCTAGCTTGGTGATGTCCAGATGA